Proteins encoded by one window of Xenopus tropicalis strain Nigerian chromosome 6, UCB_Xtro_10.0, whole genome shotgun sequence:
- the atxn1 gene encoding ataxin-1 — protein sequence MKSNQERSNESLPPKKREIPATSRPSEEKTVGLTNENHRTNSLSWLPSKPSSDLGARHHGPPGTSTETGLQKGGSLHKSLSTSMDYSPTSTTRSVPVATTVPANYQTAQSLSGASMSPVQYANVPQTYQFIGPPYSGPSYAGFINSQLISPTSNSGSSAVSSMPVGVTTPTQRSQVEAFSSMLANTNSLSQQGHKIEPHLDRTPGLITAGSPTQPSQYVHLSSSSQSTVRTLSPPVHLPTHSTVIPNTLTLGAPSQVVVQYSDSGAHFIARDPAKKEDNYRSQTKELLNGEIEKVRRFGVHCTADAQLMKAGNNKPASQHYETRHVVVHPSTDYSTRDPSGVRTSVMVVPNSNTTATDMDVSQTIKRETSPLAAHNRGSIHLGKQTHRPYVLSPQQTLCPEVVKTVATLSPHTVIQTTHSAAEQLSVGLPAAFYAGTQQPVIGYLSSQQQTIGYPGNLPQHLVFPGTQPLLIPVGNPDMESSRVGVTPGIVTSSPQFAAVPHTFVTTPIPKGENYSAETLATQTAYQAALVPAQIHLPVVQSVASHMATAPTLPPYFMKGSIIQLANGELKKVEDLKTDDFIQSADISNDLKIDSSTVERIESSHSPGIAVVQFAVGEHRSQVSVEVLIEYPFFVFGQGWSSCSPERTSQMFDLPCSKLSVGDVCISLTLKNLKNGSIKKGQSMDSANFLLKHPKNDSLSGSRHRYAEQENGINQGSSQMASENGELRCPAAFNAAKLEPGKPLATRKRRWSAPETRKVEKFEEEPPLTLPKPSFIPQEVKICIEGRSNVGK from the exons ATGAAATCTAACCAAGAACGAAGCAATGAAAGCCTGCCACCAAAGAAACGTGAAATACCCGCCACCAGTCGACCTTCTGAAGAGAAGACCGTTGGACTGACAAATGAAAACCACCGCACAAATAGCTTATCATGGCTCCCATCCAAGCCCAGCAGTGACCTTGGTGCACGTCATCATGGGCCTCCAGGAACTTCAACAGAAACTGGTTTACAAAAGGGAGGAAGTTTACATAAATCACTTTCTACGAGTATGGACTATTCTCCCACTAGTACTACAAGATCGGTACCAGTTGCAACAACAGTTCCTGCCAATTACCAAACTGCTCAGTCTCTGTCAGGGGCATCTATGTCTCCTGTGCAATATGCTAATGTGCCCCAAACTTACCAGTTTATTGGGCCACCATATAGTGGACCATCATATGCAGGATTCATAAATTCACAGCTTATTTCACCTACATCAAATTCTGGATCCAGTGCAGTGTCCTCCATGCCAGTAGGTGTTACAACTCCAACCCAGCGGTCCCAGGTGGAGGCTTTTTCCAGTATGCTGGCCAATACAAACAGCCTAAGTCAGCAGGGACATAAAATAGAACCACATCTAGATCGGACACCAGGATTAATTACTGCAGGTTCACCTACTCAGCCAAGTCAATATGTCCATCTTTCCAGCTCATCCCAGAGCACAGTCAGAACTCTCTCACCACCTGTTCATTTACCTACTCACTCTACAGTGATTCCGAATACACTTACACTAGGTGCACCTTCCCAGGTGGTCGTGCAGTACTCAGATTCAGGAGCTCATTTTATTGCTAGGGACCCTGCAAAGAAGGAAGACAATTACAGGTCACAGACCAAGGAGTTATTGAATGGAGAAATAGAGAAAGTTCGAAGATTTGGAGTCCATTGTACTGCAGATGCACAGTTAATGAAAGCAGGCAATAATAAACCAGCTTCCCAACATTATGAGACAAGACATGTGGTGGTGCACCCTAGTACTGATTATAGTACTCGGGATCCCTCAGGAGTTCGGACCTCAGTCATGGTAGTGCCTAACAGCAACACAACTGCCACAGACATGGATGTCTCACAAACTATTAAGAGAGAAACCTCACCTTTAGCAGCTCATAACAGGGGAAgcatacatttaggaaagcaaacCCATCGGCCCTATGTTTTATCCCCACAGCAAACATTATGCCCAGAAGTAGTAAAAACTGTGGCTACATTATCTCCTCACACTGTCATCCAGACAACTCACAGTGCAGCAGAACAACTTTCTGTTGGTTTGCCTGCTGCTTTTTATGCGGGTACACAACAGCCAGTTATTGGCTATCTCAGCAGTCAGCAGCAAACCATTGGCTACCctggaaatttgccacaacacTTGGTGTTCCCTGGAACCCAGCCCTTACTTATACCTGTTGGCAATCCAGACATGGAATCATCTAGGGTTGGGGTTACACCTGGTATTGTGACGTCATCTCCCCAGTTTGCAGCAGTGCCTCATACATTTGTCACTACGCCCATTCCAAAAGGTGAAAACTACAGTGCTGAAACACTGGCAACTCAAACTGCCTACCAGGCTGCATTGGTCCCAGCTCAAATCCACCTCCCTGTTGTACAGTCTGTTGCTTCTCATATGGCAACTGCCCCTACACTGCCCCCTTACTTTATGAAAGGGTCAATCATACAGCTGGCCAATGGTGAGCTAAAGAAAGTAGAGGATTTAAAAACAGATGACTTCATACAAAGTGCAGATATTAGCAACGACTTGAAAATAGACTCCAGCACAGTGGAGAGAATTGAGAGCAGCCATAGTCCAGGCATAGCTGTGGTGCAGTTTGCTGTGGGAGAGCACCGGTCACAG GTTAGTGTCGAAGTCTTGATAGAGTATCCATTTTTCGTATTTGGTCAAGGCTGGTCCTCCTGCAGTCCTGAAAGAACAAGCCAGATGTTTGATTTGCCATGTTCCAAGTTGTCAGTGGGAGATGTCTGCATATCGCTAACactcaaaaatctgaaaaatggcTCGATAAAGAAAGGCCAGTCCATGGATTCGGCTAACTTCTTGCTGAAGCACCCAAAGAATGACAGTTTATCTGGAAGCAGGCACAGGTATGCAGAACAAGAGAATGGAATTAATCAGGGAAGTTCACAGATGGCATCTGAAAATGGTGAACTGAGATGTCCAGCAGCATTTAATGCAGCCAAACTAGAACCTGGTAAGCCTCTGGCAACAAGGAAGAGGAGGTGGTCTGCCCCAGAAACACGAAAAGTAGAGAAATTTGAAGAAGAACCACCATTGACTCTTCCCAAGCCTTCTTTTATTCCTCAGGAGGTTAAAATTTGCATTGAAGGTCGATCTAATGTAGGCAAGTAA